Proteins from one Hoplias malabaricus isolate fHopMal1 chromosome 2, fHopMal1.hap1, whole genome shotgun sequence genomic window:
- the LOC136687633 gene encoding uncharacterized protein, which translates to MDKLAEDIFQYTAFPQNHQIEDVAQALIKKFPCLKESGSVTGYYGWMISLKYKMANYRTKMRSIGCPEVTLNSVKNKSSDECFPAKNVKNPKKAEVNFCPDHPSGENAESLEKLRLELLKDVRQRNSTAVVREKMSKTFSYRRREVVQESPVVGDFKMKWPALFQIDEIGAEFQRITTVPLETTFMAQLDSLVPQLAFVFKKKGGVSGQKIAKHLKILHEDIQGDILQDQRNTRMGIYVLKREGGTLGEYKDIGIVVDGDIVLDSIKSVAQACAVMLGVIYALNLAYPRELKYYYEFVQKVLMQMDGAKLSPKVLGLKNKILGESK; encoded by the exons ATGGATAAACTGGCCGAAGACATTTTCCAATACACAGCATTTCCACAAAACCACCAGATAGAAGATGTGGCACAGGCGCTCATTAAAAAGTTTCCATGCTTAAAAGAATCTGGATCGGTGACGGGATACTATGGGTGGATGATCAGCCTTAAATATAAAATGGCAAACTACAGGACCAAGATGAGGAGCATTGGTTGTCCAGAAGTTACTCTTAATTCAGTAAAGAACAAGTCCAGTGATGAATGTTTCCCAGCTAAAAATGTCAAGAACCCTAAAAAAGCTGAAGTTAATTTTTGTCCAGATCATCCTTCTGGAGAAAATGCTGAAAGCCTAGAAAAGCTGAGACTTGAGCTATTGAAAGATGtcagacagagaaacagtacAGCTGTTGTTAGAGAGAAGATGTCAAAGACTTTCTCCTACAGAAGAAGAGAGGTGGTACAGGAAAGTCCAGTCGTTGgggattttaaaatgaagtggCCTGCACTGTTCCAAATAGACGAG atAGGTGCTGAATTCCAGCGCATAACAACAGTTCCACTTGAAACCACATTCATGGCACAGTTGGATAGTCTTGTACCCCAGTTGGCTTTTGTTTTCAAGAAGaaaggaggtgtttctggccaAAAGATTGCCAAACATTTGAAGATTTTGCATGAG GACATCCAAGGTGACATCTTGCAAGACCAGCGCAACACCAGAATGGGCATTTATGTCCTCAAGAGAGAGGGTGGAACTCTTGGAGAATATAAAGACATTGGTATTGTTGTTGATGGAGACATTGTTCTGGACAGCATCAAATCTGTTGCCCAAGCTTGCGCAGTAATGCTTGGAGTAATCTATGCACTGAATTTGGCATACCCAAGAGAGCTGAAGTACTACTATgagtttgtacagaaagtcCTCATGCAGATGGATGGTGCAAAGCTCTCCCCTAAAGTGCTTGGTTTAAAGAACAAAATCCTTGGGGAGTCAAAGTAA